One part of the Coffea eugenioides isolate CCC68of chromosome 10, Ceug_1.0, whole genome shotgun sequence genome encodes these proteins:
- the LOC113749255 gene encoding zinc finger protein ZAT3-like codes for MENDQSNIDDKGTTFVVDASTSDSPTPLMTCPDGQEISPPTPTPPFLDSAPGTSGTKNVTFPSLKYHQKPRKKRTKLVNIAEHGVKSGGNISKPKCARKPDPNAPKITRPCTECGKKFWSWKALFGHMRCHPEREWRGINPPPNFSRHHHNDASTSGTKENSYWMSEEDHEVAVYLLMLANGRGPDAAAAAAHESPTVTTACNNVAVQGTSESDNAAALMGCGDVDENTAAAGPSSGLLNCTRFECSSCKKVFGSHQALGGHRASHKNVKGCFAITKNDGEEEDRTGEGEVVKDGTVEEDKMLMVFGHKCTICLRVFSSGQALGGHKRCHWERGDEPSGLTQDLNPFSSGKEGSSGLDLNLPAPAEDDDSSSSYYSGLALDLRLGLKP; via the coding sequence ATGGAAAACGACCAGAGCAACATTGACGACAAGGGTACCACTTTTGTGGTTGACGCCAGCACTTCAGATTCCCCGACACCTTTAATGACTTGCCCTGACGGTCAAGAAATCTCGCCACCAACCCCTACACCGCCATTTCTTGATTCTGCTCCAGGCACTAGTGGGACCAAAAACGTCACCTTTCCAAGCCTGAAGTACCACCAAAAACCCAGGAAAAAACGAACCAAGTTGGTCAATATTGCCGAGCATGGGGTTAAGTCTGGTGGGAATATTTCCAAGCCTAAATGTGCCAGAAAGCCTGACCCTAATGCACCCAAGATCACCAGGCCCTGCACTGAATGTGGCAAGAAATTTTGGTCATGGAAGGCTCTTTTCGGGCACATGAGATGCCACCCGGAGCGCGAGTGGCGCGGCATTAACCCTCCTCCCAATTTCAGCAGGCACCACCACAATGATGCCTCGACATCAGGAACCAAGGAGAATTCTTACTGGATGTCCGAGGAGGATCACGAGGTCGCCGTGTATTTGTTGATGCTGGCTAATGGCCGTGGTCCtgatgctgctgctgctgctgctcaTGAGTCCCCAACTGTGACTACTGCTTGTAATAATGTGGCAGTTCAAGGAACATCGGAGTCTGATAACGCTGCTGCTTTGATGGGCTGTGGAGATGTTGATGAAAATACTGCTGCTGCTGGTCCTTCTTCCGGCTTGTTGAATTGTACGCGATTTGAGTGCTCAAGCTGCAAGAAAGTCTTCGGTTCTCACCAGGCTTTAGGGGGTCATAGGGCTAGTCACAAGAATGTCAAGGGTTGTTTTGCTATTACTAAAAATGACGGCGAGGAGGAAGACAGGACGGGAGAAGGGGAGGTGGTAAAAGATGGCACTGTAGAAGAGGACAAGATGTTGATGGTATTTGGGCATAAATGTACCATCTGTTTGAGGGTTTTCTCAAGTGGTCAAGCTTTGGGCGGCCATAAAAGGTGCCACTGGGAGAGAGGGGATGAACCATCAGGACTCACTCAGGACCTCAATCCCTTTTCCTCAGGAAAGGAGGGTTCTTCTGGTTTGGACTTGAATTTGCCTGCCCCTGCAGAAGATGATGATTCTTCTTCGTCCTATTATTCAGGCCTGGCATTAGATTTGCGATTGGGACTCAAGCCCTGA